In the Streptomyces formicae genome, one interval contains:
- the pqqA gene encoding pyrroloquinoline quinone precursor peptide PqqA encodes MHSTDQEKSAPESAQRSDAGSAGWQSPEYAIVDTALEVTAYRLADR; translated from the coding sequence ATGCACAGCACCGACCAGGAGAAGTCCGCACCGGAGTCCGCCCAGCGGTCCGACGCCGGGAGCGCGGGCTGGCAGAGTCCCGAGTACGCGATCGTCGACACCGCCCTCGAAGTCACCGCCTACCGCCTCGCCGACCGGTAG
- the pqqB gene encoding pyrroloquinoline quinone biosynthesis protein PqqB, whose protein sequence is MLLQVLGTAAGGGLPQWNCACPGCTGARAHPERRRRHAALAVHAGEGRWYLVNATPDIADQIESVPALNPGTGQDARRTPVAGVVLTDAELDHTLGLARLREARDGIEVIATAPVRGAVRDGLRLDALLEPYTRVRWRELTAEASLALPGGAGIQLRAVPVSAKRPRYAAGTGADVGTWSVALRIHESATGRTVLYAPALAVWSAAFERAARAADCVLVDGTFWDDDEPVRSGFSARTATAMGHRPIAGRTGTAHRLSQLPARCLYTHLNNTNPLGDPHAEQHKLLAEWGIEVASEGMVIEP, encoded by the coding sequence ATGCTGCTGCAGGTGCTCGGCACCGCGGCGGGCGGCGGGCTGCCCCAGTGGAACTGCGCGTGCCCCGGGTGCACCGGGGCGCGCGCCCACCCGGAGCGCCGCCGTCGGCACGCCGCACTCGCCGTCCACGCGGGGGAGGGGCGCTGGTACCTCGTCAACGCCACCCCCGACATCGCCGACCAGATCGAGTCGGTCCCCGCCCTGAACCCCGGCACGGGCCAGGACGCGCGGCGCACCCCCGTCGCCGGGGTCGTCCTCACCGACGCCGAGCTCGACCACACCCTGGGCCTCGCCCGGCTGCGCGAGGCCCGCGACGGCATCGAGGTCATCGCCACGGCACCCGTGCGCGGCGCGGTGCGCGACGGGCTGCGACTCGACGCCCTCCTGGAGCCCTACACGCGCGTGCGCTGGCGCGAGCTGACCGCCGAGGCGAGCCTGGCGCTCCCCGGCGGCGCGGGGATCCAGCTGCGCGCCGTACCGGTTTCGGCCAAGCGTCCCCGGTACGCCGCCGGCACCGGCGCCGACGTGGGCACCTGGTCCGTCGCCCTGCGCATCCACGAGTCCGCGACCGGCAGGACCGTGCTCTACGCCCCCGCCCTCGCGGTGTGGAGCGCCGCGTTCGAGCGGGCGGCGCGGGCCGCCGACTGCGTGCTCGTCGACGGCACCTTCTGGGACGACGACGAGCCCGTACGGTCCGGCTTCTCGGCCCGCACCGCCACCGCCATGGGGCACCGCCCGATCGCGGGACGCACCGGCACGGCCCACCGCCTCTCGCAGCTCCCCGCGCGCTGTCTCTACACCCACCTCAACAACACCAACCCCCTCGGGGACCCGCACGCCGAGCAGCACAAGCTCCTCGCCGAGTGGGGCATCGAAGTGGCATCGGAGGGGATGGTGATCGAGCCGTGA
- the pqqC gene encoding pyrroloquinoline-quinone synthase PqqC, which translates to MTRHGDELTERLRAVSAGRYHDRHPFNVRMHAGELTREELRRWIANRFHYQRHIPVKDALILAKFDDPAPRRGWLRRIRDHDGEREGEGGIERWLRLGEAAGLKREQLLDSSRVLPGVRLAVDGYVNFCRLRPVLDAVAASLTELSAPDLMRTRIAAFERHYPWIDAEGLAYFRTRVDQGARDGQEALALVLEWARTPEEQDRAVAALAFKCDVLWSLLDAVERGNAVGPLSGGAA; encoded by the coding sequence GTGACACGTCACGGGGACGAGCTGACGGAACGGCTGCGCGCCGTCTCCGCAGGGCGCTACCACGACCGGCACCCCTTCAACGTCCGCATGCACGCGGGCGAGCTCACGCGCGAGGAACTGCGCCGCTGGATCGCCAACCGGTTCCACTACCAGCGGCACATCCCCGTCAAGGACGCCCTGATCCTCGCGAAGTTCGACGACCCGGCGCCGCGCCGCGGCTGGCTGCGCAGGATCAGGGACCACGACGGGGAGCGCGAGGGCGAGGGCGGCATCGAGCGGTGGCTGCGGCTCGGTGAGGCGGCCGGACTGAAGCGGGAACAACTCCTGGACTCCTCAAGGGTGTTGCCCGGCGTGCGGCTCGCGGTCGACGGGTACGTCAACTTCTGTCGGCTCAGGCCCGTGCTGGACGCCGTGGCCGCCTCCCTCACGGAGTTGTCCGCGCCCGATCTGATGCGCACCAGGATCGCCGCCTTCGAACGGCACTACCCGTGGATCGACGCGGAAGGGCTCGCCTACTTCCGTACGCGCGTCGATCAGGGCGCTCGCGACGGACAGGAGGCGCTCGCCCTCGTCCTGGAGTGGGCCCGCACCCCCGAGGAGCAGGATCGGGCCGTCGCCGCCCTCGCGTTCAAGTGCGACGTCCTGTGGTCACTGCTCGATGCCGTCGAGCGAGGGAACGCCGTCGGGCCGCTGTCCGGAGGTGCCGCATGA